One Bombus pascuorum chromosome 4, iyBomPasc1.1, whole genome shotgun sequence DNA segment encodes these proteins:
- the LOC132905759 gene encoding protein jagged-1-like has product MILLLACLSLLISPGELDNLYNGHTASVITIFGLGALPFGFAAGPRYVPKWKKQACEIPASQHPNSHYVCDEAGEVKCLPGWTGDLCDVPICRKGCDPLQGYCRRPGECRCKLGFYGELCDKCVALPGCQHGSCNVSFECSCDPGWKGMFCSEPICASDCLSSQGYCEKPGECRCRLGWQGPKCKQCAVLPGCVHGTCQGPLECRCEPGWTGLLCQTPVCSQGCSREHGGCRRPGTCRCRVGWTGPNCTECVPYPGCVHGSCKRPWECRCEPGWAGDLCNEKLTYCDEHSGICRNNATCISMTKEDGNYRCICPLGYMGRQCQIKTMVPSTELIPPMPDQNLDLEAKPQMILIKPEIIEKPQSLDEKDKNSVKDEEQTVEPLGPIVITDPPSTIDPAATVGKWPTEPPTEPSLTERDDENET; this is encoded by the exons ATGATACTGCTGCTCGCTTGTCTCAGTCTCTTGATCAGTCCCGGTGAACTGGACAATCTATACAATGGGCATACAGCCAGTGTTATCACGATTTTCGGGCTCGGTGCGCTGCCTTTTGGATTCGCAGCCGGACCCAG ATACGTTCCCAAATGGAAGAAGCAAGCCTGTGAGATACCTGCCTCTCAGCATCCAAACTCGCACTACGTTTGTGACGAAGCCGGAGAAGTAAAGTGCTTGccag GATGGACTGGCGATTTGTGCGATGTGCCAATCTGTCGGAAGGGGTGTGACCCTCTTCAGGGTTACTGCCGTCGACCTGGTGAATGTCGCTGCAAATTGGGCTTTTATGGCGAGCTCTGCGACAAGTGTGTAGCTCTACCAGGATGTCAGCATGGCAG ttgTAACGTAAGCTTCGAATGCTCCTGTGATCCTGGATGGAAGGGTATGTTCTGTTCGGAACCAATCTGCGCTTCCGATTGTCTGTCCAGCCAGGGATATTGTGAAAAGCCCGGAGAATGCAG ATGTCGATTAGGTTGGCAGGGACCGAAATGCAAACAATGCGCCGTTTTGCCAGGTTGCGTGCATGGAACGTGCCAGGGTCCACTCGAATGTCGCTGTGAACCAGGCTGGACTGGACTTCTCTGTCAAACTC CGGTTTGCTCGCAAGGATGCAGCCGAGAACACGGCGGTTGTCGTCGTCCGGGAACATGTAGGTGTCGCGTGGGTTGGACAGGTCCGAATTGTACCGAATGCGTCCCTTATCCTGGCTGCGTTCACGGATCCTGTAAACGGCCATGGGAGTGCCGATGCGAGCCTGGATGGGCGGGTGATCTATGCAACGAGAAGCTGACTTACTGCGACGAGCATTCAGGAATCTGTCGTAATAACGCCACTTGCATTAGCATGACCAAAGAGGATGGCAATTACAG ATGCATCTGTCCACTCGGCTATATGGGTCGTCAGTGTCAGATTAAAACGATGGTACCATCGACGGAATTGATACCACCGATGCCAGATCAAAATCTTGATTTAGAGGCGAAACCTCAAATGATTTTGATAAAGCCAGAAATAATCGAGAAACCCCAAAGTTTAGacgagaaagataaaaatagcGTAAAAGACGAGGAACAAACGGTTGAACCCCTTGGACCAATTGTTATCACAGATCCACCTTCTACTATCGATCCTGCTGCTACTGTAGGAAAATGGCCAACCGAGCCACCTACGGAACCATCGCTCACGGAGAGAGACGATGAAAATGAGACGTAA